A genomic segment from Sander vitreus isolate 19-12246 chromosome 3, sanVit1, whole genome shotgun sequence encodes:
- the sh2b2 gene encoding SH2B adapter protein 2 isoform X2 — MNGAVVPGSPELSSSCPLPDWREFCELHARASAADFADKFQRFLLENPCYDSPGADVSFSQHFAHHFLACFSAALTQARESQASSPGEDGSNAAPKYSIVPFLGIQGCPLSYGHDFYQRRKDAGASSESLDSMDSGGGGIDGGGSGTRGLQPTHKVSALGQSRSSEDVSVNHPKARFKKGFSLRNMSLCVVDGVKEMWHRRASPEPEGPSGARKANGGGLGGGGGGGGGEAAGGEKWSQKLRLPRGSQGHKAEMLEIQREGALRYMVADDTNCMGAAQWQKCRLLLRKTKREEGGEKFLLEFYVPPKSSKPKVSIPLSAIVEVRTTMPLEMPDKDNTFVLKVENGGEYILETIDSLQKNSWVADIQDCIDPGDSGDDIELASCPHGQASKDCSMVASCSCELLSEGVYRAPERSCPTTAEHYSAPSVRCREPPFTQHPSHMPLERFLQSPEAQGSNSSAGGSEGAKESDGDASLAGYPWFHGTLSRVRAAQLVLAGGARSHGLFVIRQSETRPGEYVLTFNFQGKAKHLRLSVNENGQCHVHHLWFHTVSDMLRHFHAHPIPLESGGSADITLRSYVQVQRSSTTGHQRIFDGD, encoded by the exons ATGAACGGAGCGGTGGTGCCCGGTAGCCCGGAGCTCTCCTCCTCGTGCCCACTGCCAGACTGGCGAGAGTTCTGTGAGCTCCATGCTCGAGCCTCCGCTGCAGACTTCGCTGACAAGTTCCAGCGCTTCCTGTTGGAGAACCCGTGCTACGACTCGCCCGGCGCCGATGTCAGCTTCTCACAACACTTTGCCCACCACTTCCTGGCGTGCTTCTCTGCAGCGCTGACCCAGGCCCGGGAGAGCCAGGCATCCTCGCCGGGGGAGGACGGCTCCAACGCAGCACCTAAGTACAGCATTGTTCCTTTCCTGGGAATCCAGGGCTGCCCGCTGTCCTACGGCCACGACTTTTACCAGAGACGCAAGGACGCCGGGGCTTCAAGTGAGTCCCTTGACAGCATGGACAGCGGAGGGGGCGGGATAGATGGGGGAGGCAGTGGCACCCGAGGCCTCCAGCCAACCCACAAGGTGTCTGCTCTGGGACAGTCCCGCAGCTCAGAGGACGTGTCGGTCAATCACCCAAAGGCTCGCTTCAAGAAGGGCTTCTCCCTGAGGAACATGAGCCTCTGTGTGGTGGACGGGGTGAAGGAGATGTGGCACAGACGGGCCTCCCCTGAACCCGAAGGTCCTTCTGGAGCCAGGAAGGCTAACGGGGGAGGAttaggagggggaggaggaggaggaggaggggaggctgCAGGGGGAGAGAAGTGGTCCCAAAAGCTACGGCTTCCCAGGGGCTCCCAGGGCCACAAGGCTGAGATGCTGGAGATCCAGAGGGAGGGAGCGCTGAGATACATGGTGGCTGATGACACAAACTGTATGGGTGCCGCACAGTGGCAGAAGTGCCGCCTGCTGCTGAGGAAGAcgaagagggaggaaggaggcgAGAAGTTCCTGCTGGAGTTCTACGTTCCACCCAAG TCCTCAAAGCCCAAAGTGAGCATCCCTCTGTCAGCCATCGTGGAGGTGCGGACCACCATGCCACTGGAGATGCCTGACAAGGACAACACTTTTGTTCTTAAG GTGGAAAACGGGGGAGAGTACATCCTGGAAACCATCGACTCGCTGCAGAAAAACTCCTGGGTTGCTGACATCCAGGACTGCATAGACCCTGG GGACAGCGGCGATGACATCGAGCTGGCGTCATGTCCTCATGGTCAGGCCTCCAAAGACTGCTCCATGGTGGCCTCTTGCAGCTGTGAGCTGCTGTCTGAGG GTGTGTATCGTGCTCCAGAGAGGTCGTGTCCTACAACAGCAGAGCATTACAGCGCCCCGTCAGTCCGTTGCAGGGAACCCCCCTTCACCCAGCACCCATCCCACATGCCTTTAGAGCGCTTCCTCCAGTCCCCAGAGGCCCAGGGCTCCAACTCTTCTGCAG gtGGCAGTGAAGGAGCGAAAGAGTCAGATGGCGATGCCAGCCTGGCGGGTTACCCATGGTTTCATGGTACCCTGTCCCGCGTTCGTGCGGCTCAGTTGGTGCTTGCAGGCGGGGCCAGGAGCCACGGGCTCTTTGTGATTCGTCAGAGCGAGACACGGCCGGGCGAGTACGTCCTCACCTTCAACTTTCAGGGCAAAGCCAAG CATTTGCGTTTGTCAGTGAATGAGAACGGGCAGTGTCACGTCCACCACTTGTGGTTCCACACCGTGTCGGACATGTTGAGACACTTCCACGCCCACCCCATTCCCCTCGAATCAGGAGGCTCTGCTGACATCACGTTACGCTCCTATGTACAAGTGCAGCGAAGCTCCACCACAG